Proteins from a single region of Synechococcus sp. WH 8109:
- a CDS encoding DUF2993 domain-containing protein, which yields MADPVLNLLAGALRLWIRSQCDTIGSLELALNGSSWSLLRGRLDGVTLTARDACFQGLPLKHVELRSGPIAVDMKLLSPGQMLALKQPFQVAGEVSFNGPQLNSALLAEPWRWLGDWMAEQLMGLSPLGALRIDVALLELQVPVAAHQDPVCRRFRLNAEKGTLCFRPETSDEPRILLPMDPAIRIEQVQLAGGQLALKGQASVTP from the coding sequence ATGGCTGATCCCGTTCTCAATCTGCTGGCAGGGGCCCTGCGCCTGTGGATTCGCAGCCAATGCGACACCATCGGCAGCCTCGAACTGGCCCTGAACGGCTCCAGCTGGTCTTTGCTGCGGGGGCGTCTGGATGGTGTGACCCTCACGGCGAGGGATGCCTGTTTCCAGGGGCTGCCCTTGAAGCACGTTGAGTTGCGCAGCGGTCCGATTGCGGTGGACATGAAGCTGCTCAGTCCCGGTCAGATGCTGGCTCTGAAGCAGCCGTTCCAGGTGGCGGGCGAGGTGAGCTTCAACGGCCCTCAGCTCAACAGCGCTTTGCTGGCCGAACCCTGGCGCTGGCTCGGAGACTGGATGGCTGAGCAGCTGATGGGGCTCAGCCCGTTGGGGGCTCTTCGCATTGACGTGGCTCTGCTCGAATTACAGGTGCCCGTCGCTGCCCATCAAGACCCTGTTTGCCGTCGCTTCCGCCTCAATGCTGAGAAGGGAACGTTGTGCTTCCGGCCGGAGACCTCCGATGAACCGCGCATCTTGCTGCCGATGGACCCCGCCATTCGAATCGAGCAGGTGCAGCTGGCGGGTGGCCAGCTGGCTCTCAAAGGCCAGGCCAGCGTCACCCCTTAG
- a CDS encoding AarF/ABC1/UbiB kinase family protein, translating to MRYDPGRDLGWLLLRPWVAIPRLVQVLWSLAGLVLVLLLRGGSNDPAVQQGLARRILNALTGLGPCFIKLGQALSTRPDLVRRDWLEELTRLQDDLPAFPHAIALACILEELGAPAEELFEEFPDTPIAAASLGQVYKARLQGQHWVAVKVQRPNLTFILRRDLVLIRAMGVMTAPLLPLNLGFGLGGIIDEFGRSLFEEIDYALEADNAERFSALFADNDAVYIPKVERMLSSTRVLTTTWIDGAKMRDSEQLRSQRLDPTALIRTGVICGLQQLLEFGYFHADPHPGNLFALPGRTGDLGHVGYVDFGMMDSISDSDRLTLTGAVVHLINRDFSGLAKDFQSLGFLSPTADLTPIIPALEEVLGGSLGDSVGSFNFKAITDRFSELMFDYPFRVPARFALIIRAVVSQEGLALRLDPNFRIIAVAYPYVARRLLAGDTSEMREKLLEVIFDESGRLRLDRLENLLDVVGQDAPAPGKELIPVAGAGLRLLLSRDGAELRKRLLMTLIRDDRLHTDDVRALVGLLGRNFGPGRLAGGLLQRLNPLAAA from the coding sequence ATGCGTTACGACCCCGGGCGGGATCTCGGCTGGCTGCTGTTGCGTCCCTGGGTCGCCATTCCGCGCCTTGTTCAGGTGCTGTGGTCCTTGGCGGGGCTGGTGCTGGTGCTGCTGCTGCGTGGAGGCAGCAATGACCCAGCCGTTCAGCAGGGGCTGGCGCGTCGCATTCTCAACGCCCTGACGGGTCTGGGGCCCTGCTTCATCAAACTGGGACAGGCCCTCTCCACCCGACCTGATCTGGTGCGTCGGGACTGGCTGGAGGAACTGACACGCCTTCAGGACGATCTGCCGGCCTTTCCCCATGCCATAGCCCTGGCTTGCATCCTCGAGGAACTCGGTGCTCCGGCCGAGGAGTTGTTTGAGGAGTTTCCCGACACGCCGATCGCAGCCGCCAGCCTGGGCCAGGTATATAAAGCCCGTCTGCAGGGTCAGCACTGGGTTGCGGTGAAGGTGCAGCGGCCCAATCTCACCTTCATCCTGCGGCGTGATCTGGTGTTGATCCGAGCTATGGGGGTGATGACGGCGCCGCTGCTGCCGCTCAACCTTGGTTTCGGGCTGGGCGGAATCATTGATGAGTTCGGCCGCAGCCTGTTCGAGGAGATCGATTACGCTCTAGAAGCGGACAATGCCGAGCGGTTTTCGGCGCTTTTCGCGGACAATGACGCTGTCTACATCCCCAAGGTGGAGCGGATGCTCAGTTCCACCCGGGTGCTGACCACCACATGGATCGATGGCGCCAAGATGCGCGACAGCGAACAGCTGCGTTCCCAGCGTCTTGACCCAACGGCGTTGATCCGCACCGGCGTGATCTGCGGTCTGCAGCAACTCTTGGAGTTCGGCTACTTCCACGCCGACCCCCACCCCGGCAACCTCTTCGCCCTACCGGGTCGCACCGGCGATCTCGGCCATGTGGGGTATGTCGACTTCGGCATGATGGACTCCATCAGCGACAGCGACCGGCTCACCCTCACCGGTGCTGTGGTGCACCTGATCAACCGTGATTTCTCCGGGTTGGCCAAGGACTTCCAATCCCTCGGGTTTCTCAGCCCCACGGCCGATCTTACGCCGATCATTCCTGCCCTAGAAGAGGTGCTCGGCGGCAGCCTTGGCGACTCGGTTGGATCGTTCAACTTCAAGGCGATCACCGACCGCTTTTCGGAGCTGATGTTCGATTACCCCTTCCGGGTGCCGGCGCGCTTCGCTCTGATCATTCGGGCCGTCGTCAGCCAGGAAGGTCTTGCCTTGCGGCTGGATCCGAACTTCCGGATCATTGCTGTGGCCTATCCGTACGTGGCCCGTCGACTGTTGGCGGGAGACACCAGCGAGATGCGCGAAAAGCTGCTGGAGGTGATCTTTGATGAATCAGGTCGCCTGCGCCTGGATCGGCTGGAAAATTTGCTGGATGTGGTGGGTCAGGACGCTCCCGCTCCGGGCAAGGAACTGATCCCTGTGGCCGGAGCGGGCCTGCGGCTGCTGCTCAGCCGAGATGGTGCTGAACTGCGCAAGCGTCTGCTGATGACGCTGATCCGTGACGATCGTCTGCACACCGACGACGTGCGTGCCCTAGTCGGCTTGCTCGGACGCAACTTCGGCCCTGGGCGTCTGGCCGGCGGCCTGTTGCAGCGTCTCAACCCGTTAGCGGCAGCGTGA
- a CDS encoding phosphatidate cytidylyltransferase, protein MIREVVLEQSQAPAARAALRKRLISGLGVGGFGLLVVSLGGWWFTAALGGMVHLGLLEFFRMAQFKGIRPATKTTLVACQLLLFTTQWAIQGGLPADVAHAVLPLSGAAICGWLLLQPVTGSIADIAASIFGLFYLGFLPSHWLSLRGLENGLEITLSACLMIVATDIGSWAVGRRYGRRPLSPISPGKTIEGAIGGFISAMLIGLVCGQLMGWALHGLPGLLLGALIALFALVGDLTESMMKRDAGVKDSGDVLPGHGGILDRIDSYLFTPAVVFYAIALCQPLLAP, encoded by the coding sequence GTGATCCGTGAGGTTGTCCTCGAACAGAGCCAAGCCCCAGCAGCCCGAGCAGCCCTGCGCAAGCGGTTGATCAGTGGCCTCGGTGTGGGCGGTTTTGGCCTGCTTGTCGTGAGCCTGGGGGGGTGGTGGTTCACCGCCGCGCTGGGGGGAATGGTGCACCTTGGCCTGCTGGAGTTCTTCCGGATGGCGCAATTCAAGGGAATTCGCCCCGCCACCAAAACCACCCTGGTGGCCTGCCAACTGCTTCTATTCACCACCCAGTGGGCGATCCAGGGCGGGCTGCCAGCTGATGTAGCCCATGCTGTTCTGCCCCTCTCTGGAGCCGCCATCTGCGGTTGGCTGCTGCTGCAACCGGTGACGGGTTCCATCGCCGACATTGCGGCATCGATCTTCGGGCTGTTCTACCTCGGGTTTTTGCCCAGCCACTGGCTGAGTCTGCGCGGTTTGGAAAACGGTCTGGAGATCACGCTGTCGGCCTGTCTGATGATCGTGGCCACCGACATCGGCTCCTGGGCAGTGGGACGGCGCTACGGGAGACGGCCCCTCTCACCGATCTCCCCCGGGAAAACCATCGAGGGGGCGATCGGGGGATTCATCTCGGCCATGCTGATCGGCCTGGTCTGCGGCCAGCTGATGGGCTGGGCGCTGCATGGCCTGCCGGGCCTGCTGCTGGGGGCACTAATCGCTCTTTTTGCCCTGGTGGGAGACCTGACGGAATCGATGATGAAACGCGATGCAGGCGTGAAGGATTCCGGTGACGTACTGCCCGGCCATGGCGGGATCCTGGACCGGATCGACAGCTATTTGTTCACCCCTGCTGTGGTCTTTTACGCGATCGCTCTGTGCCAACCGCTGTTAGCCCCATAA
- a CDS encoding aminotransferase class I/II-fold pyridoxal phosphate-dependent enzyme: protein MALLPQLTRRLGQPLFLPAHGRGAALPDGLRQLLRRRAGVWDLPELPALGGPLEADGAIADSQRSAAAEMGVARCWYGVNGATGLLQAALLAMVRPGERVLLPRNVHRSLIQACVLGDLRPVLFDLPFQSDRGQPAPADSAWIERVLQALPRDGAPIRAAVLVHPTYQGYANDPTAVIQRLQQQGCCVLVDEAHGCHFAAGVDHPLPPSALHCGADLVVHSLQKSAAALAQTAVLWLQGERLDPVRVERSLGLLQTTSPSALLLASCEEALQHWQRRKGRRQLLQRLQEAAALADGLRHSGVPLLSNQDPLRLILHTGQAGITGLDADDWFLPRGLMGELPEPASLTFCLGLACHRGLKRQMRNHWQNLLRHFPDRPPLPAFEAPPLPLVTSTAQSPTQAWTAEHQLVGLKDAEGCIAAELLCPYPPGIPLLIPGERLDRQRQRWLERQQLFWGDQIPDALSVVSGG from the coding sequence ATGGCTCTTCTGCCCCAACTCACCCGTCGCCTCGGTCAGCCCCTCTTTCTGCCGGCCCACGGACGGGGGGCTGCCCTTCCGGATGGACTGCGTCAATTGCTGCGACGCCGCGCCGGCGTCTGGGACCTGCCGGAACTGCCAGCCCTTGGCGGTCCGCTGGAGGCGGACGGCGCCATCGCGGACAGCCAACGCTCCGCCGCGGCAGAGATGGGGGTGGCGCGCTGCTGGTACGGGGTGAACGGGGCCACGGGGTTGCTGCAGGCCGCACTGCTGGCCATGGTCCGGCCCGGAGAGCGGGTGCTACTGCCCCGCAACGTCCATCGCAGCCTGATTCAGGCCTGCGTTCTTGGGGACCTGCGCCCGGTGCTGTTCGATCTCCCCTTTCAAAGCGACCGGGGCCAGCCGGCACCGGCGGATTCGGCCTGGATCGAACGGGTGCTTCAGGCCCTGCCCCGCGATGGAGCACCCATCCGTGCTGCGGTTCTGGTGCATCCCACCTACCAGGGCTATGCCAATGACCCAACGGCGGTGATTCAACGGCTGCAGCAACAGGGCTGTTGCGTGCTGGTGGATGAAGCCCACGGCTGCCATTTCGCCGCTGGGGTGGACCATCCCCTACCCCCCAGCGCCCTGCACTGCGGCGCTGATCTGGTGGTGCATTCCCTGCAGAAGTCGGCTGCAGCACTGGCGCAAACGGCGGTGCTCTGGCTGCAGGGGGAGCGTCTGGATCCCGTGCGCGTGGAACGCAGCCTGGGCCTGCTGCAAACCACCAGCCCCAGCGCGCTGCTACTGGCCTCCTGCGAAGAAGCCCTTCAACACTGGCAACGACGCAAGGGACGCCGTCAATTGCTGCAGCGTTTGCAGGAGGCTGCAGCTCTCGCCGATGGCCTGCGTCACAGCGGCGTGCCTCTGCTGAGCAACCAGGATCCGCTGCGCCTGATCCTGCACACGGGGCAGGCGGGCATCACCGGCCTAGATGCCGACGATTGGTTCCTCCCCCGCGGGTTGATGGGCGAATTGCCGGAACCAGCCAGCCTCACCTTCTGCCTGGGGCTGGCATGCCACCGAGGGCTGAAACGACAGATGCGAAACCACTGGCAGAACCTGCTGCGGCACTTCCCCGATCGCCCTCCCTTGCCGGCGTTCGAAGCCCCACCGCTTCCGCTGGTCACCTCCACAGCCCAGTCACCGACCCAGGCCTGGACGGCGGAGCATCAGCTGGTGGGGTTGAAGGATGCGGAGGGGTGCATCGCGGCTGAATTGCTGTGCCCTTACCCACCGGGCATCCCCCTGCTAATTCCGGGCGAACGCCTCGATCGCCAGCGGCAGCGCTGGCTTGAACGCCAGCAGCTGTTCTGGGGAGACCAGATCCCCGACGCACTGTCTGTGGTGAGCGGGGGCTGA